A genomic region of Pyrus communis chromosome 14, drPyrComm1.1, whole genome shotgun sequence contains the following coding sequences:
- the LOC137714145 gene encoding protein RALF-like 33, whose protein sequence is MANSSAIIFSLALVTALIISADAGGDHRVSWVPLRPRCEGSVAECMDDHDDEFGMDSEISRRILATSQYISYGALQRNTVPCSHRGASYYNCKSGAQSNPYKRGCSSIARCRS, encoded by the coding sequence ATGGCCAATTCCTCCGCCATTATCTTTTCCTTGGCCCTCGTCACCGCTCTGATCATCTCCGCTGACGCAGGCGGCGATCACAGGGTGAGCTGGGTTCCGCTGAGACCCCGCTGCGAGGGTTCGGTAGCAGAGTGCATGGATGATCATGATGATGAGTTTGGCATGGACTCAGAGATCAGCAGGCGCATCTTGGCCACCTCACAGTACATAAGCTATGGAGCTCTGCAGAGAAACACTGTGCCTTGCTCTCACAGAGGTGCTTCCTACTACAACTGCAAGTCGGGTGCTCAAAGCAACCCCTACAAACGCGGATGCAGTTCTATTGCCCGTTGCCGGAGTTGA
- the LOC137715910 gene encoding heat shock factor-binding protein-like has protein sequence MDGHDSEDPKQSTADMSAFVQNLLQQMQSRFQTMSDSIVTKIDEMGSRINELESSINDLKTEMGMEGSPSPMQQSKPASDEVKQDEGSA, from the exons ATG GACGGGCATGATTCGGAGGATCCGAAGCAGAGCACTGCCGACATGTCTGCTTTT GTGCAAAATCTTCTTCAACAAATG CAATCTAGGTTCCAAACAATGTCCGACTCCATTGTTACGAAGA TTGACGAGATGGGCTCTCGCATAAATGAATTGGAGAGCAGCATCAACGACCTAAAAACAGAGATGGGAATGGAGGGCTCTCCGTCTCCAATGCAGCAGTCCAAGCCAGCATCAGATGAAGTGAAGCAAGATGAAGGTTCTGcctag